In one Zonotrichia albicollis isolate bZonAlb1 chromosome 14, bZonAlb1.hap1, whole genome shotgun sequence genomic region, the following are encoded:
- the RLIM gene encoding E3 ubiquitin-protein ligase RLIM isoform X1 — translation MESSDSGDKGSIDQSEAQRQSQLDRLDREEAFYQFVNNLSEEDYRLMRDNNLLGTPGEITEEELLRRLHQVKEGPPQQNSDENRGAESAEDVSNGDSIIDWLNSVRQTGNTTRSGQRGNQSWRAVSRTNPNSGDFRFSLEINVNRNNGNTNPETENEPSVEPSNGEDLENSQSDSEIPRSESPSVRQPGSERSSAEELTAEEASPPRGQRRARSRSPEQRRTRARTDRSRSPINAVSEAPRRSHHNTSSQTPDHSSAGEAEGSSRTRQHVTLRQHTVGTEVPSENAVLFAPPETRPAPQAAGSSESTGASESTAPGQRPPTIVLDLQVRRVRPGEYRQRDSIANRTRSRSQTPNNTVTYESERGGFRRTFSRSERAGVRTYVSTIRIPIRRILNTGLSETTSVAIQTMLRQIMTGFGELSYFMYSDNSADSGGSTPFHHLETAEPQSGGGGASGNENADVSSGEVYEGGHEASSTSGARREGRNMRGSVTFEESGSLPFLSLAQFFLLNEDDDDQPRGLTKEQIDNLAMRNFGESDALKTCSVCITEYTEGNKLRKLPCSHEYHVHCIDRWLSENSTCPICRRAVLASGNRESVV, via the exons ATGGAAAGCTCAGATTCTGGTGATAAAGGAAGTATTGATCAGTCAGAAGCCCAACGTCAGAGCCAGCTGGATCGGTTAGACCGAGAGGaggctttctatcagtttgtgAACAACCTGAGTGAAGAGGACTACAGGCTTATGAGAGATAACAATTTGCTAGGAACACCAG GTGAAATTACTGAAGAAGAGTTGCTGAGAAGGCTACACCAAGTTAAAGAAGGTCCGCCACAGCAAAACAGTGATGAGAATAGAG GTGCAGAGTCTGCAGAAGATGTTTCAAATGGAGATTCTATAATAGACTGGCTTAATTCAGTCCGACAGACTGGAAATACGACACGGAGCGGGCAGCGAGGAAACCAGTCCTGGAGAGCAGTGAGCCGGACTAACCCAAATAGCGGCGACTTCAGATTCAGTTTGGAAATAAATGTCAACCGTAATAATGGGAACACGAATCCAGAAACTGAGAATGAGCCATCTGTAGAGCCTTCCAATGGGGAGGATTTGGAAAACAGCCAAAGTGACTCTGAAATTCCAAGGTCTGAATCACCATCTGTAAGGCAGCCTGGATCAGAAAGGAGCAGTGCGGAGGAGCTGACAGCTGAGGAGGCTTCCCCTCCTAGAGGGCAGAGGAGAGCCAGGAGTAGGAGTCCCGAGCAGCGGCGGACGCGGGCTAGGACTGACAGAAGTAGGTCACCTATCAATGCAGTGAGCGAGGCCCCTCGCAGGTCTCATCACAACACATCATCTCAAACACCTGACCACTCCTCAGCGGGCGAGGCTGAGGGCAGCTCTAGAACCAGGCAGCACGTGACGTTAAGGCAGCACACAGTGGGGACTGAGGTGCCAAGTGAAAATGCAGTTCTGTTTGCCCCCCCTGAGACGAGGCCTGCTCCTCAAGCAGCGGGTTCTTCAGAAAGCACTGGTGCCAGCGAGTCCACGGCTCCTGGGCAGAGGCCTCCCACCATAGTGCTGGACCTGCAGGTGAGAAGAGTTCGCCCGGGCGAGTACCGGCAGAGGGACAGCATCGCCAACAGGACCCGCTCGCGCTCCCAGACCCCCAACAACACGGTCACCTACGAGAGCGAGCGCGGCGGCTTCCGGCGCACCTTCTCCCGCTCGGAGCGCGCCGGCGTGAGAACTTACGTCAGCACCATCAGGATCCCCATCCGCAGGATCCTGAACACGGGCCTGAGCGAGACCACGTCGGTCGCCATCCAGACCATGCTGAGGCAGATCATGACGGGCTTCGGGGAGCTCAGCTACTTCATGTACAGCGATAACAGTGCAGATTCCGGTGGGTCGACTCCCTTTCACCACTTGGAGACTGCCGAGCCGCAGAGCGGAGGCGGGGGCGCCTCGGGCAATGAGAATGCAGATGTCAGCTCAGGGGAGGTGTACGAGGGTGGGCACGAGGCCAGCTCAACATCTGGTGCCAGGCGGGAAGGCCGCAATATGAGGGGATCGGTCACTTTTGAAGAAAGCGGTTCTCTACCATTCCTTAGCCTTGCACAGTTTTTCTTACTCAACGAAGATGACGATGACCAACCCAGAGGACTCACCAAAGAACAAATTGACAACCTAGCCATGAGGAATTTTGGTGAGAGCGACGCTCTGAAAACCTGCAGCGTGTGCATCACCGAGTACACGGAGGGCAACAAGCTCCGCAAGCTGCCGTGCTCACACGAGTACCACGTGCACTGCATCGACCGCTGGCTGTCCGAGAACTCCACCTGCCCCATCTGccgcagggcagtgctggcctcTGGGAACAGGGAGAGCGTGGTCTGA
- the RLIM gene encoding E3 ubiquitin-protein ligase RLIM isoform X2 codes for MESSDSGDKGSIDQSEAQRQSQLDRLDREEAFYQFVNNLSEEDYRLMRDNNLLGTPGAESAEDVSNGDSIIDWLNSVRQTGNTTRSGQRGNQSWRAVSRTNPNSGDFRFSLEINVNRNNGNTNPETENEPSVEPSNGEDLENSQSDSEIPRSESPSVRQPGSERSSAEELTAEEASPPRGQRRARSRSPEQRRTRARTDRSRSPINAVSEAPRRSHHNTSSQTPDHSSAGEAEGSSRTRQHVTLRQHTVGTEVPSENAVLFAPPETRPAPQAAGSSESTGASESTAPGQRPPTIVLDLQVRRVRPGEYRQRDSIANRTRSRSQTPNNTVTYESERGGFRRTFSRSERAGVRTYVSTIRIPIRRILNTGLSETTSVAIQTMLRQIMTGFGELSYFMYSDNSADSGGSTPFHHLETAEPQSGGGGASGNENADVSSGEVYEGGHEASSTSGARREGRNMRGSVTFEESGSLPFLSLAQFFLLNEDDDDQPRGLTKEQIDNLAMRNFGESDALKTCSVCITEYTEGNKLRKLPCSHEYHVHCIDRWLSENSTCPICRRAVLASGNRESVV; via the exons ATGGAAAGCTCAGATTCTGGTGATAAAGGAAGTATTGATCAGTCAGAAGCCCAACGTCAGAGCCAGCTGGATCGGTTAGACCGAGAGGaggctttctatcagtttgtgAACAACCTGAGTGAAGAGGACTACAGGCTTATGAGAGATAACAATTTGCTAGGAACACCAG GTGCAGAGTCTGCAGAAGATGTTTCAAATGGAGATTCTATAATAGACTGGCTTAATTCAGTCCGACAGACTGGAAATACGACACGGAGCGGGCAGCGAGGAAACCAGTCCTGGAGAGCAGTGAGCCGGACTAACCCAAATAGCGGCGACTTCAGATTCAGTTTGGAAATAAATGTCAACCGTAATAATGGGAACACGAATCCAGAAACTGAGAATGAGCCATCTGTAGAGCCTTCCAATGGGGAGGATTTGGAAAACAGCCAAAGTGACTCTGAAATTCCAAGGTCTGAATCACCATCTGTAAGGCAGCCTGGATCAGAAAGGAGCAGTGCGGAGGAGCTGACAGCTGAGGAGGCTTCCCCTCCTAGAGGGCAGAGGAGAGCCAGGAGTAGGAGTCCCGAGCAGCGGCGGACGCGGGCTAGGACTGACAGAAGTAGGTCACCTATCAATGCAGTGAGCGAGGCCCCTCGCAGGTCTCATCACAACACATCATCTCAAACACCTGACCACTCCTCAGCGGGCGAGGCTGAGGGCAGCTCTAGAACCAGGCAGCACGTGACGTTAAGGCAGCACACAGTGGGGACTGAGGTGCCAAGTGAAAATGCAGTTCTGTTTGCCCCCCCTGAGACGAGGCCTGCTCCTCAAGCAGCGGGTTCTTCAGAAAGCACTGGTGCCAGCGAGTCCACGGCTCCTGGGCAGAGGCCTCCCACCATAGTGCTGGACCTGCAGGTGAGAAGAGTTCGCCCGGGCGAGTACCGGCAGAGGGACAGCATCGCCAACAGGACCCGCTCGCGCTCCCAGACCCCCAACAACACGGTCACCTACGAGAGCGAGCGCGGCGGCTTCCGGCGCACCTTCTCCCGCTCGGAGCGCGCCGGCGTGAGAACTTACGTCAGCACCATCAGGATCCCCATCCGCAGGATCCTGAACACGGGCCTGAGCGAGACCACGTCGGTCGCCATCCAGACCATGCTGAGGCAGATCATGACGGGCTTCGGGGAGCTCAGCTACTTCATGTACAGCGATAACAGTGCAGATTCCGGTGGGTCGACTCCCTTTCACCACTTGGAGACTGCCGAGCCGCAGAGCGGAGGCGGGGGCGCCTCGGGCAATGAGAATGCAGATGTCAGCTCAGGGGAGGTGTACGAGGGTGGGCACGAGGCCAGCTCAACATCTGGTGCCAGGCGGGAAGGCCGCAATATGAGGGGATCGGTCACTTTTGAAGAAAGCGGTTCTCTACCATTCCTTAGCCTTGCACAGTTTTTCTTACTCAACGAAGATGACGATGACCAACCCAGAGGACTCACCAAAGAACAAATTGACAACCTAGCCATGAGGAATTTTGGTGAGAGCGACGCTCTGAAAACCTGCAGCGTGTGCATCACCGAGTACACGGAGGGCAACAAGCTCCGCAAGCTGCCGTGCTCACACGAGTACCACGTGCACTGCATCGACCGCTGGCTGTCCGAGAACTCCACCTGCCCCATCTGccgcagggcagtgctggcctcTGGGAACAGGGAGAGCGTGGTCTGA